The following coding sequences lie in one Lysobacter capsici genomic window:
- the pgl gene encoding 6-phosphogluconolactonase encodes MKMQAERLTVIEPLPLPLHERLFDDGEQLAQALAKQVAADLRGALARHGEASIALSGGNTPKRFFQALSTQTLDWARVTVLPIDERWLPPEHPRSNERLLRENLLQHNAAVARLLPLYRPTETPEMALMPVLTKIANEGLPLDVAVLGMGDDGHVASLFPDLGYDNPALREIGLQPRGRAPVMSVRTAAMPEPRMTLTLSAIFTAPALYLHIEGDKKRAVLDTAQRDPRCVLPIRSVLSGAPSAPTLYWSP; translated from the coding sequence ATGAAGATGCAGGCTGAGCGACTGACCGTGATCGAACCCTTGCCGCTGCCCTTGCACGAGCGCCTGTTCGACGACGGCGAACAATTGGCGCAGGCGCTGGCCAAGCAGGTCGCCGCCGATCTGCGCGGCGCGCTCGCCCGTCACGGCGAAGCGAGCATCGCCTTGTCGGGCGGCAACACGCCGAAGCGGTTTTTCCAGGCGCTGTCGACGCAGACGCTGGACTGGGCGCGGGTGACCGTGCTGCCGATCGACGAGCGCTGGTTGCCGCCGGAGCATCCTCGTTCCAACGAACGCCTGCTGCGCGAGAACTTGCTGCAGCACAACGCTGCGGTCGCGCGTTTGTTGCCGTTGTACCGGCCGACGGAAACGCCGGAGATGGCGTTGATGCCGGTGCTGACCAAGATCGCCAACGAAGGTCTGCCGCTGGATGTCGCGGTGCTCGGCATGGGCGACGACGGCCACGTGGCCTCGTTGTTCCCGGACCTGGGCTACGACAACCCGGCGTTGCGCGAGATCGGCCTGCAACCGCGCGGCCGTGCGCCGGTGATGTCGGTGCGCACCGCGGCGATGCCCGAGCCGCGCATGACCCTGACCCTGAGCGCGATCTTCACCGCGCCGGCGCTGTACCTGCATATCGAAGGCGACAAGAAGCGCGCGGTGCTCGACACCGCGCAACGCGATCCGCGTTGCGTGTTGCCGATCCGCTCGGTGTTGAGCGGCGCGCCGTCGGCGCCGACGCTGTATTGGAGCCCGTGA
- the edd gene encoding phosphogluconate dehydratase — MNTPLHPVVAQVTHRIQERSRARRTAYLARIDAAGSGGPHRRRLSCGNLAHGFAACSTGDKAALRSGYAPNLGIVTSFNDMLSAHQPLERYPDLLKAAARDCGATAQVAGGVPAMCDGVTQGREGMELSLFSRDVIAMSTAIALSHDMFDAGLYLGVCDKIVPGLLIGALHFGHLPGIFVPAGPMTSGLPNDEKSRVRQRYATGEATRDELLEAEARSYHGPGTCTFYGTANSNQMLMELMGLHLPGSSFVHPNTPLRDALTALAAHRAAQITALGDDYRPIGRIVDEKAIVNGVIGLHATGGSTNHLLHLIAMAAAAGIDLRLEDFDALSSAIPLLARVYPNGSADVNHFHAAGGLAYLIGELLDHGLLHGDVETVAGHGLARYRVEARLGAEGQVEYVPSTPTSCDTAVLRPVAEPFRSDGGLRVLGGNLGTAAIKVSAVPEDRWVIEAPCRVFVEQQEVKQAFERGELDRDVIVVVRFQGPRANGMPELHQLTPTLTVLQKRGHRVALVTDGRMSGASGQVPAAMHITPEAMAGGPLAKLRDGDVLRLDAIEGTLNVVEPADWASRESATADLSGHHVGMGRELFAAFRDYAAPADRGAGVFGSLTL, encoded by the coding sequence GTGAATACCCCATTGCATCCCGTCGTCGCGCAAGTCACGCACCGCATCCAGGAACGCAGCCGCGCGCGCCGCACCGCCTACCTCGCCCGCATCGACGCGGCCGGTAGCGGCGGCCCGCATCGGCGACGCCTGTCCTGCGGCAATCTCGCCCACGGTTTCGCCGCCTGTTCGACCGGCGACAAGGCCGCGTTGCGCAGCGGTTACGCGCCCAACCTGGGCATCGTCACCTCGTTCAACGACATGCTCTCGGCGCATCAGCCGCTGGAACGCTATCCCGATCTGCTCAAGGCCGCCGCGCGCGATTGCGGCGCGACCGCGCAGGTCGCCGGCGGCGTGCCGGCGATGTGCGACGGCGTGACCCAGGGCCGCGAAGGCATGGAGCTGTCGCTGTTCTCGCGCGACGTGATCGCGATGTCGACCGCGATCGCGCTGTCGCACGACATGTTCGACGCCGGCCTGTACCTGGGCGTGTGCGACAAGATCGTGCCGGGCCTGCTGATCGGCGCGCTGCATTTCGGCCACCTGCCGGGCATCTTCGTGCCGGCCGGGCCGATGACCTCGGGCCTGCCGAACGACGAAAAATCGCGCGTGCGCCAGCGCTACGCGACCGGCGAGGCCACCCGCGACGAACTGCTCGAAGCCGAAGCGCGCAGCTACCACGGCCCGGGCACCTGCACCTTTTACGGCACCGCCAATTCCAACCAGATGCTGATGGAACTGATGGGCCTGCATCTGCCCGGTTCCAGCTTCGTCCATCCCAACACGCCGTTGCGCGACGCGCTGACCGCGCTGGCCGCGCACCGCGCCGCGCAGATCACCGCGCTCGGCGACGACTACCGCCCGATCGGCCGCATCGTCGACGAGAAGGCGATCGTCAACGGCGTGATCGGCCTGCACGCGACCGGCGGTTCGACCAATCACCTGCTGCACCTGATCGCGATGGCCGCCGCGGCCGGCATCGACCTGCGCCTGGAGGATTTCGACGCGCTGTCCTCGGCGATTCCGCTGTTGGCGCGGGTGTATCCGAACGGCAGCGCCGACGTGAACCATTTCCATGCCGCCGGCGGCCTGGCCTATCTGATCGGCGAGTTGCTCGATCACGGCCTGCTGCACGGCGATGTCGAGACCGTGGCCGGGCATGGCCTGGCGCGTTATCGGGTCGAAGCGCGACTGGGCGCCGAAGGTCAAGTCGAATACGTGCCGTCGACGCCGACCAGTTGCGACACCGCGGTGCTGCGGCCGGTCGCCGAACCGTTCCGCAGCGATGGCGGCCTGCGCGTGCTCGGCGGCAATCTGGGCACCGCGGCGATCAAGGTCTCGGCGGTGCCGGAGGATCGCTGGGTGATCGAAGCGCCGTGCCGGGTGTTCGTGGAACAGCAGGAAGTGAAGCAGGCGTTCGAACGCGGCGAACTCGATCGCGACGTGATCGTGGTCGTGCGTTTCCAGGGCCCGCGCGCGAACGGCATGCCCGAACTGCATCAGCTCACGCCGACCCTGACCGTGCTGCAAAAACGCGGCCATCGCGTCGCGCTGGTGACCGACGGCCGCATGTCCGGCGCGTCGGGCCAGGTGCCGGCGGCGATGCACATCACGCCCGAGGCGATGGCGGGTGGGCCGTTGGCGAAGTTGCGCGACGGCGACGTGCTGCGGCTCGACGCGATCGAAGGGACGTTGAATGTGGTCGAGCCGGCCGACTGGGCTTCGCGTGAGAGCGCGACGGCCGATCTGTCCGGGCATCACGTCGGCATGGGGCGCGAGTTGTTCGCTGCGTTCCGCGATTACGCCGCGCCGGCGGATCGGGGCGCGGGGGTGTTTGGGTCGTTGACGCTTTGA
- a CDS encoding HAD family hydrolase, with amino-acid sequence MPAPARTTFLFDLDGTLVDSVYQHVLAWKQALDADGIELSVWRIHRKIGMSGGLFTNILLRETGIDITAERIERLHRLHAEAYGRQATQIRPLPGAVELLAYLTANDIPWAIATSGRMETARHNLIALGVDPEQRVVITRDMVKYAKPDPDLFLAAADKLGADIEHSVVVGDSIWDLLAARRARALEVGLLSGGYGQEELERAGAFRVYEDPADLLKHIDEVAARP; translated from the coding sequence ATGCCCGCCCCCGCCCGCACCACCTTCCTGTTCGACCTCGACGGCACCCTGGTCGACAGCGTCTATCAGCACGTGCTCGCCTGGAAGCAGGCACTCGACGCCGACGGCATCGAGCTATCGGTCTGGCGCATCCATCGCAAGATCGGCATGAGCGGCGGCTTGTTCACCAACATCCTGCTGCGCGAGACCGGGATCGACATCACTGCGGAGCGGATCGAGCGGCTGCATCGTCTGCACGCGGAAGCCTACGGCCGTCAGGCGACCCAGATCCGCCCGCTGCCGGGCGCGGTCGAACTGCTCGCGTACCTGACCGCCAACGACATCCCCTGGGCGATCGCGACCAGCGGCCGCATGGAAACCGCGCGTCACAACCTGATCGCGCTCGGCGTCGATCCGGAGCAGCGCGTGGTGATCACCCGCGACATGGTCAAGTACGCCAAGCCCGATCCGGACCTGTTCCTCGCCGCCGCCGACAAACTCGGCGCCGACATCGAGCATTCGGTGGTGGTCGGCGACAGCATCTGGGACTTGCTCGCCGCGCGGCGTGCGCGTGCGCTCGAGGTGGGGTTGTTGTCGGGCGGTTATGGGCAGGAGGAACTTGAGCGTGCGGGTGCGTTCCGGGTTTATGAAGATCCGGCGGATCTGCTTAAGCACATTGATGAGGTGGCTGCGCGGCCGTGA
- the eda gene encoding bifunctional 4-hydroxy-2-oxoglutarate aldolase/2-dehydro-3-deoxy-phosphogluconate aldolase produces the protein MQDLQARVAAVLALAPVVPVLVIDDLNDAVPLARALVAGGLPAIEVTLRTPVALDAVRAIAAEVEGAAVGVGSVRRPSDFVEALKAGATFAVSPGSSPGLIAAAREIDLPWLPGAATASEAMALLEHGYTQLKFFPAESIGGASALKALGGPLPELRFCATGGIGANNAHEYLALKNVPCVGGSWVAPAAAVKAGDWAQIEALARAAVGLRG, from the coding sequence ATGCAGGATCTGCAAGCGCGCGTCGCCGCGGTATTGGCGCTCGCGCCGGTGGTGCCGGTGTTGGTGATCGACGATCTCAACGACGCGGTGCCGTTGGCGCGCGCGCTGGTCGCCGGCGGTCTGCCGGCGATCGAGGTGACCTTGCGCACGCCGGTCGCGCTGGACGCGGTGCGCGCGATCGCCGCCGAAGTCGAGGGCGCGGCGGTCGGGGTCGGCAGCGTGCGGCGGCCGTCGGATTTCGTCGAGGCCTTGAAGGCCGGCGCGACCTTCGCGGTGTCGCCGGGCAGTTCGCCGGGCTTGATCGCGGCCGCGCGCGAGATCGACCTGCCGTGGTTGCCGGGCGCGGCGACGGCGTCGGAAGCGATGGCCCTGCTCGAGCACGGCTACACCCAGCTGAAATTCTTCCCGGCCGAATCGATCGGCGGCGCGAGCGCGCTCAAGGCGCTGGGCGGTCCGTTGCCGGAACTGCGCTTCTGCGCGACCGGCGGGATCGGCGCGAACAACGCGCATGAGTACCTGGCGTTGAAGAACGTGCCTTGTGTCGGCGGTTCTTGGGTGGCGCCTGCGGCAGCGGTGAAGGCCGGGGATTGGGCGCAGATTGAGGCGTTGGCGCGGGCGGCGGTGGGGTTGCGCGGGTAA
- a CDS encoding LacI family DNA-binding transcriptional regulator, which translates to MRRPTIKDVAELAQVSLKTVSRVINDESGVRARTRARVHEAIAELEYRPDPSARSLRSAQPYALGVVYDNPNPYYIISVQNGVLAACRETGYGLQIHPCDSSSPLLAADLIDLVQGARLAGLVLAPPMSERKELVAELVAHGIRLVRIVSAAEDPKDGSPCVWVDDRDAAYDITEHLIQLGHQRIGFLWGGKSHLSSWERYKGYAQALADYGIVEDENLVLPGDYSFDDGFRGARRLFALPDRPTAIFGSNDEIAAGVLAAAKSSGMHVPYDLSIAGFEDSPFSKQSWPTLTTARQATEEIARHAAYRLIAELRRDGDQQSELPANEGFSPILVVRGSTAPPRPLAGA; encoded by the coding sequence GTGCGCCGACCCACCATTAAAGATGTCGCCGAGCTGGCCCAGGTCTCGCTGAAGACCGTCTCGCGCGTGATCAACGACGAATCCGGCGTCCGCGCCCGCACCCGCGCGCGGGTGCACGAGGCGATCGCCGAACTGGAATACCGCCCCGACCCGTCCGCGCGCAGCCTGCGCAGCGCCCAGCCGTATGCGCTGGGCGTGGTCTACGACAACCCGAATCCGTACTACATCATCAGCGTGCAGAACGGCGTGCTCGCCGCCTGCCGCGAGACCGGCTACGGCCTGCAGATTCACCCCTGCGATTCGTCCTCGCCGTTGCTCGCCGCCGACCTGATCGACCTGGTCCAGGGCGCGCGCCTGGCCGGCCTGGTGCTGGCGCCGCCGATGTCCGAACGCAAGGAACTGGTCGCCGAACTGGTCGCCCACGGCATCCGCTTGGTCCGCATCGTCTCGGCCGCCGAAGACCCGAAGGACGGCTCGCCCTGCGTCTGGGTCGACGACCGCGACGCCGCCTACGACATCACCGAGCACCTGATCCAGCTCGGCCACCAGCGCATCGGTTTCCTATGGGGCGGCAAGTCGCATCTGTCGAGCTGGGAACGCTACAAGGGCTATGCCCAGGCGCTGGCCGACTACGGCATCGTCGAGGACGAAAACCTGGTCCTGCCCGGCGACTATTCCTTCGACGACGGCTTCCGCGGCGCGCGCCGATTGTTCGCGCTGCCCGACCGGCCGACCGCGATCTTCGGCAGCAACGACGAAATCGCCGCCGGCGTGCTGGCGGCGGCGAAGTCCTCGGGCATGCACGTGCCCTACGACCTGTCGATCGCCGGCTTCGAGGACAGCCCGTTCTCCAAGCAGTCCTGGCCGACCCTGACCACCGCGCGCCAGGCGACCGAAGAGATCGCGCGACATGCGGCCTATCGCCTGATCGCCGAGTTACGTCGCGACGGCGACCAGCAGTCCGAGTTGCCGGCGAACGAAGGCTTCAGCCCGATCCTGGTGGTGCGTGGTTCGACCGCGCCGCCGAGGCCGCTTGCGGGCGCGTAA